A single window of Flavipsychrobacter sp. DNA harbors:
- a CDS encoding S8/S53 family peptidase, whose protein sequence is MRWCWVLCFLTVVLCGEATAQTQYAFRISFTDKVGAPSTSNPLVFLSQRALDRRTAQGIAVDSIDRPVSPTYIDSVLKLTSGKRHVVSKWLNTFVVLLNDSSKILNLQGKTFIKEVKYIAFFPSGLHKPSGDNSKHEEQGTLSKATGTAAYYGATYDQTKALNGDYLHDLGYKGEDMLIAVFDEGFRHVDTGPAFDSMMKSGRLVDQHNFVLDNNTVFDYSTHGTYSLSAIAGNLPGIYVGSAPRAKFAIYCTEHGSTEQPIELDNLVAALERSDSVGADVVSISLGYNEFFTPVPYTIDYATELDGKTTVAAKGVNIATSRGMLIVPSAGNEGNNSWKYILTPGDADSALTVGNVNINKQPASASGYGPNAAGTIKPNVCVVGQPAALMLSNTTPASISGTSFATPQLAGWAACLIQSTKDPTPYKIRTAIEKSAHIYTTPGAQLGYGVPDFRKAFNFLHVDSPIAASSDWLQVGPNPFTNTLDIRLLQSFNGQLDILLTDATGKVVYQLNSKAFQGSQKITLDLPELSRGVYFLKVITDSDERSVKLVKR, encoded by the coding sequence ATGCGTTGGTGTTGGGTTTTGTGTTTTTTGACGGTAGTACTTTGTGGTGAGGCCACAGCACAAACACAATACGCATTTAGAATAAGTTTTACCGACAAAGTGGGTGCTCCTTCAACGAGTAACCCACTTGTTTTTTTATCACAACGTGCGCTGGATAGACGCACTGCTCAAGGTATAGCTGTAGATTCTATAGATAGGCCTGTCTCTCCCACATACATTGATAGTGTACTGAAACTAACCAGTGGTAAAAGACATGTGGTCTCTAAATGGTTGAATACTTTTGTTGTCTTATTGAACGATTCTTCAAAGATCCTCAACCTACAAGGAAAGACCTTTATTAAAGAGGTGAAATACATCGCCTTTTTTCCATCGGGCTTACATAAGCCTTCGGGTGATAACTCCAAGCATGAAGAGCAGGGTACTCTAAGTAAAGCAACAGGTACGGCTGCCTATTATGGTGCTACTTATGACCAAACAAAAGCATTGAATGGGGATTATTTGCATGATCTGGGGTATAAGGGCGAGGATATGCTTATAGCTGTGTTTGATGAAGGGTTTAGACATGTAGATACTGGGCCTGCTTTTGATAGTATGATGAAGTCGGGTAGATTGGTAGATCAGCACAATTTTGTATTAGATAACAATACTGTTTTTGACTATTCCACACACGGTACTTATTCTTTATCTGCTATTGCGGGAAACCTTCCGGGCATCTATGTAGGATCGGCACCACGAGCAAAATTTGCCATATACTGTACCGAGCATGGTAGTACCGAACAACCCATTGAGCTGGATAACCTTGTGGCAGCACTTGAGCGATCTGATAGTGTGGGGGCTGATGTGGTGAGTATCTCTTTAGGGTATAATGAGTTCTTTACTCCGGTGCCTTATACTATAGATTATGCTACAGAGCTGGATGGTAAAACTACCGTTGCTGCAAAGGGTGTAAATATTGCTACCTCGCGCGGCATGCTTATTGTGCCATCGGCAGGAAATGAGGGCAACAATTCATGGAAGTATATACTTACACCGGGTGATGCTGATAGCGCGCTTACTGTGGGTAATGTGAACATTAATAAACAACCTGCTTCTGCTAGTGGCTATGGCCCTAATGCTGCGGGAACAATAAAGCCTAACGTATGTGTAGTAGGGCAGCCTGCTGCATTAATGTTGAGCAATACAACGCCGGCATCTATTAGCGGTACTTCTTTTGCTACACCTCAACTGGCGGGGTGGGCAGCTTGTTTGATACAGTCTACTAAAGATCCAACACCTTATAAAATTAGAACGGCTATAGAAAAGAGTGCCCATATATATACAACGCCTGGTGCACAGTTGGGCTATGGCGTACCCGATTTTAGAAAGGCATTTAACTTCTTGCATGTAGACTCGCCTATTGCTGCATCTTCCGACTGGCTGCAAGTAGGGCCAAACCCTTTTACGAATACTTTAGATATTCGTTTGTTGCAGAGCTTCAATGGTCAGTTAGACATCTTGCTTACAGATGCTACAGGTAAGGTAGTGTATCAGCTTAATAGTAAGGCCTTTCAAGGGTCCCAGAAAATAACCTTAGATCTGCCCGAGCTATCTCGTGGGGTATACTTTTTAAAAGTGATCACCGATAGTGATGAACGTTCGGTAAAACTGGTGAAACGTTAG
- the mnmA gene encoding tRNA 2-thiouridine(34) synthase MnmA yields MSRNGKVLVAMSGGIDSTISALMLHNQGYEVVGVTMKTWDYATAGGGKKETGCCNLDSFNDARQAAVEHGFPHYVLDIREEFGDFVINNFVEEYIAGRTPNPCVLCNTHIKWAALLKRANALDCEFIATGHYVKVREENNRHIISRAKDLTKDQSYVLWGLEQDCLSRSIYPLGDYLKTEVRQIAADMGYEELSKKAESYEICFVPDNDYRGFLKRNDPSLEERVAGGDFLSVTGEKIGTHKGYPFYTIGQRKGLGMTFGKPMFVTKINPEDNTVVLGEAEDLKQSDMLVSGLNLMKYDTIPDGMEAVTKIRYNDAGSESKLYMQGNDLKVHFDHSVNSIAPGQSAVFYEGDDVIGGGIIRAGFN; encoded by the coding sequence ATGAGTAGGAACGGAAAGGTTTTGGTAGCAATGAGTGGTGGTATTGATAGTACCATCAGTGCGTTAATGCTTCATAATCAAGGATATGAGGTGGTAGGTGTGACCATGAAGACATGGGACTACGCTACTGCCGGAGGCGGAAAGAAGGAGACTGGTTGTTGCAATTTGGATTCATTCAATGATGCTAGACAAGCGGCTGTAGAGCATGGTTTCCCCCACTATGTATTAGATATCAGAGAGGAGTTTGGAGATTTTGTTATCAATAATTTTGTTGAGGAATATATTGCAGGTCGTACACCCAATCCTTGTGTATTGTGTAATACCCATATAAAATGGGCTGCTCTGCTAAAGCGTGCTAATGCGTTGGATTGTGAATTTATAGCTACAGGGCATTATGTGAAAGTGAGGGAAGAAAATAACAGACATATTATTTCTCGTGCTAAGGACTTGACAAAAGACCAGAGCTATGTGTTGTGGGGGCTGGAGCAAGATTGCCTGAGTAGGAGTATCTATCCTTTAGGAGACTATTTGAAGACCGAAGTACGTCAAATAGCAGCTGATATGGGCTATGAAGAGCTCTCTAAAAAAGCAGAGAGTTATGAAATATGTTTTGTGCCAGATAACGATTATCGCGGCTTCTTAAAAAGAAATGACCCTAGCCTTGAGGAAAGAGTAGCTGGTGGGGATTTCTTGTCTGTTACAGGCGAAAAAATAGGTACGCATAAAGGTTATCCTTTCTACACCATTGGGCAACGTAAAGGGCTTGGAATGACCTTTGGCAAGCCAATGTTTGTTACTAAGATCAATCCTGAGGACAACACCGTAGTATTAGGCGAGGCAGAAGACTTAAAGCAATCTGACATGCTTGTAAGTGGATTGAACCTGATGAAGTACGATACGATACCTGACGGTATGGAAGCCGTCACCAAAATTCGCTATAATGATGCTGGTTCGGAAAGTAAGTTGTACATGCAAGGTAACGACCTAAAAGTGCATTTTGACCACTCTGTAAATAGCATAGCGCCGGGTCAGTCTGCTGTATTTTATGAGGGTGATGATGTGATCGGTGGTGGTATTATACGCGCCGGGTTTAACTGA
- the aroB gene encoding 3-dehydroquinate synthase, with the protein MQYSVSFPTGTVQYHFNSSFAAVNELIDIKQCIIITDSNVYEQYHTLFQPFKAVITIPAGEQSKDLTTITSITDQLIAHKAHRKTFLLGVGGGVVTDITGFIASIYMRGVPFGFAPTSLLAMVDASVGGKNGINYHTHKNLLGCINQPQFLLYDARFLDTLPQEEWSNGFAEIIKYGCLFDQPLFEELATNNLSYYQQDKTALSYIINKCVDWKNKIVQADEQEKGTRKLLNFGHTAGHAIESIYQLPHGQAVALGMLVASIISEKNAAPLNETISRTLTNYLLPTSRTIDIDKVLAALTMDKKSNGDTIDFVLLHSIGKAYIQPLSLTEIKEGLSAFSSY; encoded by the coding sequence ATGCAATACTCTGTTTCATTTCCTACGGGAACGGTACAATACCACTTCAATAGCTCCTTTGCGGCAGTAAATGAGCTCATTGACATTAAACAATGTATCATCATAACAGACAGTAATGTATACGAGCAGTATCATACGCTTTTTCAACCCTTCAAAGCGGTTATAACCATACCTGCCGGCGAGCAAAGCAAAGACCTAACGACCATTACGTCTATAACCGACCAACTAATAGCGCACAAAGCTCATCGTAAGACTTTTCTACTGGGCGTAGGTGGCGGTGTTGTTACAGACATCACGGGCTTCATTGCCTCCATATATATGCGAGGCGTCCCATTCGGGTTTGCACCCACTAGCCTACTTGCAATGGTTGATGCCTCTGTAGGTGGTAAAAATGGCATCAATTATCATACTCATAAAAACCTCCTAGGCTGTATCAATCAACCTCAGTTTTTATTGTACGACGCTAGATTTCTGGACACGCTACCACAAGAGGAATGGAGTAACGGATTCGCTGAAATCATTAAGTACGGTTGCTTGTTCGACCAACCTCTTTTTGAAGAGTTAGCTACTAACAACCTTAGTTACTATCAACAAGACAAAACTGCCCTTTCCTACATCATTAATAAATGTGTAGACTGGAAAAACAAGATCGTTCAAGCAGATGAACAAGAAAAGGGCACAAGAAAACTCCTCAATTTTGGCCATACAGCAGGGCATGCTATAGAGAGTATTTATCAGCTACCTCATGGGCAAGCAGTAGCATTGGGTATGCTCGTTGCCAGTATCATATCAGAAAAAAATGCAGCCCCGCTTAACGAAACTATTAGCAGAACATTAACCAACTACTTACTACCTACTAGCAGAACAATAGATATAGACAAAGTACTAGCAGCATTGACCATGGATAAGAAAAGCAATGGCGATACCATAGACTTTGTATTACTGCATAGTATTGGTAAGGCTTATATTCAGCCATTATCTTTAACGGAAATAAAAGAGGGATTATCTGCTTTTTCTAGCTATTAG
- a CDS encoding transglutaminase family protein, whose translation MPEKKEISALLRLIDDPDTEVFDTVADKILNYGTEIIGDLEQLWEITVDQNVQERIEHLIHRVHFQDLEKDFFDWSNQEDPELITGAMLIAKYQFPELNIDVVLKQFEKIRRNIWLELNNYLTPLEKVNVLNSILYNYYKLEGHELTEREPKHFFINQVLESKQGNPYGIGALYLALCEQLDIPIFCVDIPKQLVFAYVDTLHHFYNPYDEAVQQIQFFIDPIGGMVYTQADVDAYLKKINAKDSETYFTPLTNKQVIFKMLEELSLCYRYNRDDQKADEIQHLMHIVVRDSSDDDVAQDEDQF comes from the coding sequence ATGCCAGAAAAGAAAGAAATATCAGCACTATTGCGGTTGATAGACGACCCTGATACGGAGGTGTTTGATACCGTTGCAGATAAAATACTCAACTATGGTACCGAGATCATAGGTGATCTGGAACAGCTTTGGGAGATAACTGTTGACCAAAATGTACAGGAGCGTATTGAGCATTTAATACATCGTGTTCATTTCCAAGATCTGGAAAAAGATTTTTTTGACTGGAGCAATCAGGAAGATCCCGAATTGATAACAGGAGCTATGTTGATCGCTAAGTATCAATTTCCTGAGCTTAATATAGATGTTGTATTAAAGCAGTTTGAAAAGATTCGTAGAAATATTTGGTTGGAGCTAAATAATTATCTCACACCATTGGAGAAGGTAAATGTACTGAACAGTATTCTTTACAACTACTATAAATTGGAAGGTCATGAGCTAACAGAGCGAGAGCCCAAGCACTTCTTTATCAATCAAGTACTGGAGAGTAAACAAGGTAATCCTTATGGTATAGGAGCATTGTATTTGGCTTTGTGCGAACAGTTGGACATACCTATCTTCTGTGTAGATATTCCTAAGCAGTTGGTGTTTGCTTATGTAGATACTTTACATCACTTCTACAATCCATACGATGAGGCTGTTCAGCAAATTCAGTTTTTCATAGATCCTATAGGTGGTATGGTATATACTCAAGCAGATGTAGATGCCTATTTGAAAAAGATAAATGCAAAGGATAGTGAAACTTATTTCACACCATTAACTAATAAGCAGGTTATCTTTAAGATGCTGGAGGAGCTAAGCCTTTGCTATAGATATAATAGAGATGACCAAAAGGCCGACGAGATACAGCATTTAATGCATATAGTAGTACGCGATAGTAGTGACGATGATGTAGCGCAAGATGAGGATCAGTTCTAA
- the topA gene encoding type I DNA topoisomerase — MATNLLIVESPAKAKTIEKILGEEFQVKSCYGHIRDLKKEDMGIDVKNNYLPSYKISDDKEKVVKELKSLAKKSKEVWLATDEDREGEAISWHLCEVLGLDPSTTKRIVFSEITKKAIKKAVENPRTVNMDLVNAQQARRILDRLVGFEISPILWRKISMRNNLSAGRVQSVAVKLIVERERAINQFQPVSSFKVEGFFNAPDLNKKKITFKAEGDKLSDVTKAKDYLEQCVGAKYTVQDIQVKPAKKSPAAPFTTSTLQQEASRKLGYSVSKTMLLAQKLYENGHITYMRTDSVNLSDTALEDTKKSIIEMYGEAYHQQRAYKTKSDSAQEAHEAIRPTDMSKTSVTNADQSRLYDLIWKRTMACQMADAQLERTTAKIEVSTNGDLFTAKGEVMKFEGFLKAYAEGKDEEDEEDDSTEGMLPPLTVGQELDLKEMRATERFTRPQARFTEASLVKKLEELGIGRPSTYAPTISTVQNRGYVEKREKEGTPREYDVLTLQNDKIEERKDTENVGAERNKLFPTDLGMVVVDFLSEHFKKVMDYGFTAKIEGEFDTIAKGQLVWNEMLHNFYTPFHENVEHTLEHADRVRGEHALGTDPESGKPVIARLGRFGPMVQIGDSEDEEKPRFAKLRQHQSIETITFEEAMELFKLPRKLGLFEGEDVVVNIGRFGPYAQHMGKFYSLKKEMDPYKVELDEVAPLIVEKRKALAEKTIKVFEKEKIKIFKGPYGPYIKQGLRNFKIPKERHETAADITLEEAQAIIEEIKANPPKKTAKGKKKKS; from the coding sequence ATGGCAACAAACCTGCTTATAGTGGAGTCTCCGGCAAAAGCAAAGACTATTGAGAAGATATTGGGCGAAGAGTTTCAGGTGAAATCTTGTTACGGGCATATACGTGATTTGAAGAAAGAGGATATGGGGATAGATGTTAAAAACAATTATCTGCCCTCTTATAAAATATCTGATGATAAAGAAAAGGTAGTAAAGGAGTTAAAGTCACTTGCCAAAAAATCGAAAGAAGTATGGTTGGCAACGGATGAGGACCGTGAAGGAGAGGCGATATCTTGGCACTTATGCGAAGTTTTGGGGTTAGACCCAAGTACAACTAAGCGTATTGTGTTTAGTGAGATAACTAAGAAAGCAATAAAAAAAGCTGTTGAGAATCCAAGAACTGTGAATATGGACTTGGTAAATGCTCAGCAGGCAAGAAGAATACTAGATAGGTTAGTAGGTTTTGAAATATCGCCGATCCTTTGGCGTAAGATAAGCATGCGCAACAATCTATCGGCAGGTAGGGTGCAGTCGGTTGCTGTAAAGTTGATAGTGGAAAGAGAACGTGCTATTAATCAGTTTCAACCTGTAAGTAGTTTTAAGGTTGAAGGTTTTTTCAACGCTCCTGACTTAAATAAAAAGAAGATCACTTTTAAAGCCGAAGGTGATAAGCTAAGCGATGTAACTAAAGCAAAGGATTATCTTGAACAATGTGTTGGTGCAAAGTATACAGTACAAGATATACAAGTTAAGCCTGCTAAAAAGTCACCAGCTGCTCCTTTTACAACATCTACACTACAACAAGAGGCCAGTAGAAAGTTAGGCTATTCTGTATCTAAGACCATGTTGCTAGCGCAAAAGTTGTATGAAAATGGACATATTACTTATATGCGTACCGACTCAGTAAACTTATCGGATACGGCACTAGAAGACACAAAGAAGAGTATAATAGAAATGTATGGTGAAGCATATCACCAACAACGAGCATATAAGACTAAAAGCGATTCGGCTCAAGAAGCGCACGAAGCTATCAGGCCTACTGATATGAGTAAAACATCAGTAACCAATGCTGACCAAAGTAGGCTGTACGACCTGATATGGAAGCGTACTATGGCTTGCCAAATGGCAGATGCGCAGTTAGAACGTACAACGGCAAAAATAGAAGTGTCTACCAATGGAGATCTGTTTACGGCTAAAGGTGAGGTGATGAAGTTCGAAGGTTTCTTAAAGGCATACGCAGAAGGTAAAGATGAGGAGGATGAAGAAGATGACAGCACAGAAGGTATGTTGCCACCACTAACTGTAGGTCAAGAGTTAGACTTGAAAGAGATGAGAGCTACAGAGCGTTTTACTCGTCCTCAAGCAAGGTTTACAGAAGCTTCTCTAGTGAAAAAGCTCGAAGAGTTAGGTATCGGTCGCCCGTCAACATATGCGCCTACTATTAGCACGGTACAGAATAGAGGTTATGTAGAGAAGAGAGAAAAAGAAGGAACCCCAAGAGAGTATGATGTACTAACGCTACAAAATGATAAAATTGAAGAGCGTAAGGATACTGAGAATGTAGGTGCGGAAAGAAATAAACTATTCCCTACCGATCTAGGAATGGTGGTAGTAGATTTTTTGAGTGAGCACTTTAAAAAAGTAATGGACTACGGCTTTACAGCCAAGATAGAAGGGGAGTTTGATACTATTGCAAAGGGGCAACTGGTATGGAATGAAATGTTGCACAACTTCTACACTCCTTTTCATGAGAATGTAGAACATACGCTGGAGCATGCAGACAGGGTAAGAGGAGAACACGCATTAGGTACTGACCCGGAAAGTGGTAAGCCTGTAATAGCTCGTTTGGGTCGTTTTGGCCCAATGGTACAAATAGGAGATAGTGAAGATGAGGAAAAGCCACGTTTTGCAAAACTACGCCAGCACCAGAGTATAGAAACGATCACCTTCGAAGAAGCGATGGAGTTATTCAAACTACCTAGAAAACTAGGTTTGTTTGAAGGGGAAGATGTCGTAGTAAATATTGGTCGTTTTGGCCCTTATGCACAACACATGGGTAAGTTCTACTCTTTGAAGAAAGAGATGGATCCTTACAAAGTAGAATTGGATGAAGTAGCACCACTAATTGTGGAGAAGCGTAAGGCACTAGCAGAGAAGACAATTAAGGTATTTGAAAAAGAGAAAATAAAGATATTCAAAGGGCCTTACGGTCCTTATATAAAGCAAGGTCTTCGCAATTTTAAAATTCCTAAGGAAAGACACGAGACAGCTGCTGATATAACACTGGAAGAGGCTCAGGCTATTATTGAAGAAATAAAAGCCAACCCACCTAAGAAAACTGCTAAGGGTAAAAAGAAGAAGTCGTAA
- a CDS encoding T9SS type A sorting domain-containing protein: MMKKLLLSILGGAVALGAYAQQNSTDALPFVQKANEQYRVPVKQDFSLVSAGPSDAVRFKSNSANKTTGAGGKRWYNHFSLVEQFFATTLANNTFVQSIWFDSTVKQRFNTGLGTINFSAVSQVIDPFDASMFNDPSFASDIRIQSFDAYTVDSVSIRGAYVRMPGQPANQVDTMVLSVIPMDNIAWFLTKSNYPSISNYITGDTLYGYSPVNADSATRSALPGTNVVNNVPRYWKEPLTAADGDTPNTTNNTVTVRTYVFTVPRGGLSVGAGDRFAVTAAFKSGGTWNANVDSVTALHRFMPIAGAVAPSTAMPYYANSPTSSRSMAGLMFSTGGRFVPSVHIEVFNTTAYAQEFFNIGAHVTCATCETVGINDVNTSVISASKAYPNPAQGQLFVPFALNATTNATVTLTNTVGQIVKTQSFNNVNEGRAEFSTSDLANGVYFYTVEAQGQRQTGRVVVAN; the protein is encoded by the coding sequence ATGATGAAAAAATTACTTTTATCTATTTTGGGTGGTGCTGTTGCACTTGGCGCGTATGCACAACAAAATAGTACAGATGCATTGCCTTTTGTACAAAAAGCAAATGAGCAATATAGAGTTCCGGTTAAGCAGGACTTCTCTTTAGTTTCTGCAGGACCTAGTGATGCAGTGAGATTTAAATCTAACTCAGCTAATAAAACTACTGGTGCTGGTGGTAAAAGATGGTACAACCACTTTAGCCTTGTTGAGCAATTCTTCGCTACAACACTAGCAAATAACACTTTTGTACAGTCTATCTGGTTTGACTCTACAGTAAAACAAAGATTCAATACTGGTCTTGGTACAATTAACTTCTCTGCAGTGAGCCAAGTAATTGATCCATTTGATGCAAGTATGTTTAATGACCCATCATTTGCTTCTGATATTAGAATTCAAAGCTTTGATGCTTATACAGTTGACTCTGTAAGTATTAGAGGTGCGTATGTAAGAATGCCTGGTCAACCAGCTAACCAAGTTGATACTATGGTTTTATCTGTAATTCCTATGGATAACATCGCATGGTTCTTAACTAAATCTAACTACCCAAGCATTTCTAACTATATTACTGGTGATACTCTATATGGATATTCTCCAGTTAATGCTGATAGTGCAACTCGCTCTGCATTACCAGGTACAAACGTTGTAAACAACGTACCTAGATACTGGAAAGAGCCTTTGACTGCTGCTGACGGAGATACTCCAAACACTACAAACAACACTGTTACTGTAAGAACTTATGTATTTACTGTTCCTCGTGGTGGTTTAAGTGTAGGTGCTGGAGACCGTTTTGCTGTAACTGCAGCGTTCAAATCTGGTGGTACTTGGAATGCTAACGTTGACTCAGTAACTGCTCTTCACCGTTTCATGCCGATCGCTGGTGCGGTTGCTCCAAGTACTGCAATGCCTTACTATGCTAACTCTCCTACAAGCAGTAGAAGTATGGCTGGTTTGATGTTCTCTACTGGTGGACGTTTTGTTCCTTCTGTACACATCGAGGTATTTAACACTACAGCTTATGCTCAAGAGTTCTTCAACATTGGTGCTCACGTAACATGTGCTACTTGTGAAACTGTTGGTATCAACGATGTTAACACTTCTGTTATCAGCGCTTCTAAAGCATATCCAAACCCTGCACAAGGTCAATTATTCGTTCCATTTGCATTGAACGCTACAACTAATGCAACTGTAACTTTGACTAACACTGTAGGTCAAATCGTTAAAACTCAAAGCTTCAATAACGTAAACGAAGGTAGAGCTGAATTCTCTACTTCTGACTTAGCTAACGGCGTTTACTTCTACACTGTAGAAGCTCAAGGTCAACGTCAAACTGGTCGCGTTGTAGTAGCGAACTAA
- a CDS encoding proline dehydrogenase family protein, whose product MLPEFDNTEIAFKYRTNKALKTAQLLFAAIGSPSITKLGMSLTTWAINWHLPISGIVKKTIFQQFCGGETMEAAAKTSEVLAPFNVNVILDYGVEGKDGESEFDKAVPEFIKAIKYAGSKDNIPFISIKVTGFARFGLLEKIHKNEHLSTAETEEWQRVNNRIDTICQTGAAEGVMILIDAEETWIQKPVNQLANLMMERYNKTQAWVFNTFQLYTTIALPYLKESFEHSSSKGYILGAKLVRGAYMEKERERSIKMNYEDPIQTTKAVTDKDYDEAVLFCLQRLDKLAVFIGTHNEKSCYEAAKYMHEHNIPADNERVWFSQLYGMSDNISFNLGHSKYNVAKYLPYGPVKDVLPYLMRRAQENTSVAGQTSRELSLINKELQRRKSS is encoded by the coding sequence ATGCTTCCTGAATTTGACAACACGGAAATAGCTTTCAAATATCGTACCAACAAAGCTTTAAAAACAGCTCAATTGTTATTTGCAGCTATTGGCTCCCCTTCAATTACCAAACTAGGGATGAGCTTAACTACTTGGGCCATTAACTGGCATTTACCAATTAGTGGCATTGTAAAGAAAACTATCTTTCAACAATTTTGTGGAGGGGAAACTATGGAAGCTGCGGCTAAAACATCAGAAGTACTTGCTCCCTTCAATGTTAATGTCATACTAGATTATGGAGTGGAAGGAAAAGATGGTGAAAGTGAATTTGATAAAGCTGTTCCAGAATTTATTAAGGCAATTAAATATGCAGGCTCTAAAGACAATATCCCTTTTATTTCGATTAAAGTAACAGGGTTTGCTCGTTTTGGATTATTAGAAAAAATCCATAAAAACGAACATTTATCTACTGCCGAAACAGAGGAGTGGCAAAGAGTAAATAATAGGATCGACACTATTTGTCAAACTGGTGCTGCAGAAGGTGTTATGATATTAATAGATGCTGAAGAGACTTGGATACAAAAACCTGTCAACCAATTAGCGAACCTGATGATGGAACGCTACAACAAAACTCAAGCATGGGTTTTTAATACTTTCCAGCTTTATACTACTATTGCATTGCCTTACCTAAAGGAATCTTTCGAACACTCTAGCAGCAAAGGCTATATTCTTGGCGCTAAATTGGTACGTGGCGCATATATGGAGAAAGAGCGCGAACGTAGTATAAAGATGAACTACGAAGATCCCATACAAACTACAAAAGCCGTCACTGATAAAGACTACGACGAGGCAGTACTTTTCTGTTTACAACGTCTAGACAAACTAGCCGTATTCATCGGAACACATAATGAGAAGAGCTGCTATGAAGCTGCCAAATATATGCACGAGCACAATATCCCTGCTGATAATGAGCGCGTGTGGTTCTCGCAGCTATACGGCATGAGTGATAATATCTCCTTCAACTTGGGGCATAGTAAATATAACGTGGCGAAATACTTACCATACGGACCTGTGAAGGATGTGCTGCCGTACTTGATGCGACGCGCGCAGGAGAACACCTCAGTAGCAGGACAAACCAGCCGAGAACTCAGCTTAATAAATAAAGAACTACAAAGAAGAAAATCTTCATAA
- a CDS encoding septum formation initiator family protein, with the protein MKKVFRILLNKYLLTAIAFIAWVGYFDQNDWITQQRKKSELQELKQNVVYLKAETAKMKAEKEAIVNDPKALEKFARERYHMKRDNEDVYIFE; encoded by the coding sequence GTGAAAAAGGTATTCCGCATACTGCTCAATAAATACTTACTCACGGCTATAGCTTTTATAGCTTGGGTAGGATACTTCGATCAGAATGATTGGATCACCCAACAACGCAAAAAGAGCGAGCTACAAGAGTTGAAACAAAACGTTGTGTACCTCAAGGCCGAAACTGCAAAGATGAAAGCCGAAAAGGAAGCCATAGTTAACGACCCAAAGGCATTAGAAAAATTTGCCCGCGAGCGTTACCACATGAAAAGAGACAACGAAGATGTATATATATTCGAGTAG